A window of Ruminococcus champanellensis 18P13 = JCM 17042 contains these coding sequences:
- a CDS encoding LysR family transcriptional regulator yields the protein MENPLLKYLAFVKTVEKGSFTRAAHELDYVQSSISKMVADLEKEWGMTLLERGKNSVCLTSAGKQVMPFLRNLLNDYCELEGQICRMNGIETGVVRIGTFSSVSINWLPNIFARLQKDFPGIEYEILLGDYDEVERWIQEGRVDCGFLRLPTHSKFNTVLLKQDEYKVVLPAGHTLAEKETIRAEDLNGLPFLLLEHSGKTEVSDLLESYHIQPDIRFTTWEDFAIMAMVEKGLGISVLPDMILQRIPYKIEVRSMQEPYYRCIGLAMKDRKHITPAVQKFLEYLRFRECTQ from the coding sequence ATGGAGAACCCTCTGCTGAAATACCTTGCTTTTGTCAAGACTGTAGAAAAAGGAAGTTTTACCCGTGCTGCCCACGAACTTGATTATGTCCAGTCTTCCATCAGTAAAATGGTTGCCGATCTGGAAAAAGAATGGGGCATGACTTTGCTGGAGCGTGGCAAAAACAGTGTATGCCTGACCTCCGCCGGAAAACAGGTCATGCCGTTTTTACGGAATCTTCTGAACGACTATTGCGAGCTGGAAGGTCAAATCTGCCGGATGAATGGGATAGAGACCGGTGTTGTCCGCATCGGGACTTTTTCCAGTGTGTCCATCAACTGGCTGCCTAATATTTTTGCCAGGCTGCAAAAAGACTTTCCCGGTATCGAATACGAAATACTGCTGGGCGATTATGACGAGGTGGAAAGATGGATTCAAGAAGGCCGGGTGGACTGCGGCTTCTTGCGGCTTCCCACCCATTCAAAATTCAATACGGTTTTGCTGAAACAAGACGAATATAAAGTTGTTCTGCCGGCAGGACACACACTCGCAGAAAAGGAAACCATCCGGGCAGAAGATTTGAATGGTCTGCCCTTTCTCCTGCTGGAACACAGCGGAAAGACCGAGGTTTCCGATTTACTGGAGAGTTATCATATCCAGCCGGACATCCGCTTTACAACCTGGGAGGACTTTGCCATCATGGCGATGGTGGAGAAAGGACTTGGCATCAGCGTCCTACCGGATATGATCCTACAGCGAATCCCCTACAAAATTGAAGTCCGTTCTATGCAGGAACCGTATTATCGGTGCATTGGACTGGCAATGAAGGATCGAAAGCATATTACACCCGCTGTTCAAAAATTTCTGGAATACTTGCGGTTTCGGGAATGTACGCAATAA
- a CDS encoding MATE family efflux transporter, with amino-acid sequence MRTTDVDMLYGKLLKKLLLFTLPIALSSIVQQLFNAADTAVVGHFSNANALAAVGTNTETIALIVTVSSGLSIGVNVLIANLIGCKESQHIPMAVQTAVLLSILFWLAGLFFGQAVAAPLLRLIRTPEHIFHSAKLYLRIYLLGYPFLLLYDFGSAILRARGDSRYPFLALVVSGAANIGLNLFFVIVFHMGVSGVALATDVSNGLSAFLVLIRLKKDGQFHLRFQKSHGLLHFIGEILKTGIPLAVQGAVFCLANIFVQASVNRFGATAIAGSTIAMNFEYVTYYIITAFGQTATTFTSQNYAAKQYARCRTILWCSLLLSAVCSSIPIFSIVLFRNTVSGFFSTDAAVIETAGIRILCILLFEPICNLYEIPAGVLRGSGHAICPAVSTMIGTCAFRTLWICTAFRAYPSLPMLYHAFPLSWVATILLVNMGGAIIAYLGKRKRANWIGDK; translated from the coding sequence TTGAGAACTACAGATGTGGATATGCTGTACGGCAAGTTGTTAAAGAAGCTGCTGCTCTTTACGCTGCCGATTGCACTGAGCAGCATTGTGCAGCAGTTATTTAATGCAGCAGATACAGCCGTTGTCGGGCATTTCAGCAATGCCAATGCCCTGGCCGCAGTGGGGACGAATACAGAAACCATTGCGCTGATCGTTACGGTTTCCTCCGGCCTGTCCATCGGGGTGAATGTCCTGATCGCCAATCTGATCGGGTGCAAGGAGTCGCAGCATATCCCGATGGCTGTCCAGACGGCGGTGCTTCTGTCGATCCTGTTCTGGCTCGCAGGATTGTTTTTCGGACAGGCAGTTGCAGCGCCGCTGCTGCGTCTGATCCGGACGCCGGAGCACATTTTCCATTCTGCCAAGCTTTATTTGCGTATTTATCTGCTGGGATACCCCTTTTTACTGCTTTACGACTTTGGTTCTGCCATTCTGCGGGCACGGGGAGACAGTCGCTATCCCTTTCTGGCTCTTGTGGTGTCCGGTGCTGCCAATATAGGATTGAATCTGTTTTTTGTGATCGTGTTTCATATGGGGGTATCCGGCGTTGCTTTGGCGACGGACGTTTCCAATGGTCTTTCGGCATTCCTTGTGCTGATTCGTTTGAAAAAAGATGGACAGTTCCACTTGCGTTTCCAGAAGTCGCATGGTTTACTTCACTTTATAGGTGAAATTTTAAAAACGGGGATTCCGTTGGCTGTGCAGGGGGCAGTATTCTGTCTGGCAAACATTTTTGTGCAGGCATCGGTGAACCGCTTTGGGGCAACGGCGATTGCCGGAAGCACCATCGCTATGAATTTTGAATACGTTACTTACTACATTATCACGGCGTTTGGTCAGACGGCGACCACCTTTACCAGCCAGAACTATGCAGCGAAACAATATGCACGGTGCAGAACCATTCTTTGGTGCAGCCTGCTGCTGTCCGCCGTTTGCAGTTCTATTCCGATTTTCTCCATAGTCCTGTTCCGTAACACTGTTTCCGGTTTCTTTTCAACGGATGCGGCAGTAATCGAAACTGCCGGGATACGGATCCTGTGTATTTTGCTGTTTGAGCCAATTTGTAATCTGTACGAAATTCCGGCAGGTGTCCTGCGCGGCAGTGGACATGCCATCTGCCCGGCTGTCAGCACGATGATCGGTACCTGTGCATTTCGTACCCTCTGGATCTGCACAGCGTTCCGGGCGTATCCATCGCTTCCGATGCTGTACCACGCATTTCCGCTTTCGTGGGTTGCAACAATTCTGCTGGTCAATATGGGTGGTGCGATCATTGCTTATCTGGGAAAGAGAAAAAGAGCAAATTGGATAGGTGATAAATAA
- the nadA gene encoding quinolinate synthase NadA, translating to MTIHQMQEEILRLKQEQDVCILAHSYQAREILEIADFTGDSFQLSLKAASAPQSRMLLCGVRFMAETVKILSPKKQVLLANGAAGCPMAEQMDKALIRQVKERYPDYTVVAYINTTAELKTLCDVCVTSSSAVDICRKLPDKRILFIPDCNLGDYVAKQVPDKEFKLLSGGCPIHARVNAADVQRARREHPGAAVLVHPECIPEVLEQADFIGSTSAIMQHAAQSAESSFIIGTEVSIVEHLSYQCPDKRFYPLSKNLICPNMKLTSLPDVYQALQGGGEEIHLDKETLCKARACIDRMLELG from the coding sequence TTGACAATACACCAGATGCAGGAGGAGATCCTGCGGCTCAAACAGGAACAGGACGTATGCATTCTTGCCCACAGCTACCAGGCACGGGAGATTTTAGAGATCGCCGACTTTACCGGAGATTCCTTTCAGCTAAGCCTGAAAGCAGCAAGCGCCCCCCAGTCCAGAATGCTGCTGTGCGGCGTCCGGTTTATGGCGGAAACGGTAAAGATCCTGTCCCCGAAAAAGCAGGTGCTGCTTGCCAACGGAGCGGCGGGATGTCCCATGGCGGAGCAGATGGACAAGGCACTGATCCGGCAGGTCAAGGAACGGTATCCGGATTACACCGTAGTGGCATACATCAACACCACAGCGGAGCTGAAAACCCTCTGCGATGTGTGCGTCACCTCCTCCTCGGCGGTGGATATCTGCCGGAAGCTGCCGGACAAGCGCATCCTCTTTATCCCGGACTGCAACCTGGGAGACTATGTGGCAAAGCAGGTGCCGGACAAGGAATTCAAGCTGCTCAGCGGCGGCTGTCCCATTCACGCCAGGGTGAATGCAGCGGATGTGCAGCGTGCCCGCAGGGAGCATCCGGGTGCAGCCGTACTGGTGCATCCGGAATGCATACCGGAGGTGCTGGAGCAGGCGGACTTTATCGGCTCCACCTCCGCCATCATGCAGCATGCAGCCCAGTCGGCAGAATCCTCCTTCATCATCGGCACGGAGGTCAGCATCGTGGAGCATCTGTCCTATCAGTGTCCGGACAAGCGGTTCTACCCCCTGTCCAAGAATCTGATCTGCCCCAATATGAAGCTGACCAGTCTGCCGGATGTATACCAGGCGTTACAGGGCGGCGGGGAGGAGATCCATCTGGACAAGGAGACCCTCTGTAAAGCTCGTGCGTGCATCGACCGGATGCTGGAGCTTGGATAA
- the cysK gene encoding cysteine synthase A, which produces MKVYEQITDLIGSTPLVKLKNYSANRKLEATVLAKVEFFNPAGSVKDRIAKAMLDDAEAKGLLKPDSVIIEPTSGNTGIGLASVAASRGYKTILTMPETMSVERRNLLKAYGAQLVLTDGAKGMKGAIEKAQELAAQTPNSFIPSQFTNPANPAAHLATTGPEIWNDTDGKVDIFVAGVGTGGTLSGVGAYLKSQNPDVKVVAVEPAGSPVLSKGTAGPHKIQGIGAGFVPETLNTKIYDEIIPVENEDAFATGRAIAHEDGILVGISSGAAVFAATQLAQRPENKGKVIVALLPDTGERYLSTPMFAD; this is translated from the coding sequence ATGAAAGTGTATGAGCAAATCACAGATCTGATCGGTTCCACCCCCCTGGTAAAGCTGAAGAATTATTCCGCCAACCGGAAGCTGGAGGCTACCGTGTTGGCAAAGGTGGAATTCTTCAACCCCGCAGGCAGCGTCAAGGACAGAATTGCCAAGGCCATGCTGGATGACGCAGAGGCAAAGGGACTGCTGAAACCGGATTCCGTCATCATCGAGCCTACCAGCGGCAATACGGGCATCGGGCTTGCCTCCGTGGCAGCCTCCAGAGGCTACAAGACCATTCTTACCATGCCGGAAACCATGAGCGTGGAGCGCCGGAACCTGCTGAAGGCATACGGGGCACAGCTGGTGCTGACGGATGGGGCAAAGGGCATGAAGGGCGCCATTGAAAAGGCGCAGGAACTGGCTGCCCAGACACCCAACAGCTTTATTCCCAGTCAGTTTACCAATCCGGCAAATCCGGCAGCCCATCTTGCCACAACCGGCCCAGAGATCTGGAATGACACCGACGGGAAAGTGGATATTTTTGTAGCCGGCGTTGGCACCGGTGGCACCCTCAGCGGCGTGGGCGCTTACCTGAAGTCCCAGAACCCCGATGTAAAGGTGGTTGCGGTGGAGCCGGCAGGTTCTCCGGTGCTGTCCAAGGGCACAGCAGGCCCCCACAAGATCCAGGGCATCGGCGCAGGCTTCGTGCCGGAGACGCTGAACACCAAGATCTACGATGAGATCATCCCCGTGGAGAATGAGGACGCATTTGCCACTGGCAGAGCCATTGCCCATGAGGACGGCATTCTGGTGGGCATTTCCTCCGGCGCAGCGGTATTTGCCGCTACCCAGCTGGCACAGCGGCCGGAAAACAAGGGCAAGGTGATCGTTGCCCTGCTGCCGGATACCGGTGAGCGGTATCTGTCTACACCCATGTTTGCAGATTAA
- a CDS encoding YicC/YloC family endoribonuclease, giving the protein MLRSMTGYGRAQQILDGKEILVEIRAVNHRYFEFSSRVPRAYMYLDEKLKSLLQGRVARGKTEVCVTINRIDGSDAKIQVNMGTAQGYLQALRDANETLHLQDDLKLTDLIRFPEIFIVQKAVENEEAVWEEIRQVASAALDRFVTMREAEGARLKADIKSKLDAISGMVAVVEEASPRMTEQYRNRLYAKLEELLGSNGFDQQRILTEAAVFSEKVAVDEETVRLRSHIQQFHALLEDEEPVGRKLDFLIQEMNREVNTIGSKAQELTITQTVVNLKSEIEKIREQIQNIE; this is encoded by the coding sequence ATGCTCAGGAGTATGACAGGCTACGGCAGGGCGCAGCAGATCCTGGACGGAAAGGAGATCCTGGTGGAGATCCGGGCGGTGAATCACCGGTATTTTGAATTCTCGTCCCGGGTGCCCCGTGCATATATGTATCTGGACGAAAAGCTCAAGTCCCTGCTGCAGGGCAGGGTCGCCCGAGGCAAGACGGAGGTCTGCGTGACCATCAACCGGATCGACGGCAGCGATGCCAAAATCCAGGTGAACATGGGCACCGCTCAGGGCTATTTGCAGGCGCTGCGGGATGCAAACGAAACATTGCATCTGCAGGATGATCTGAAGCTGACGGATCTGATCCGGTTCCCGGAGATTTTTATTGTACAGAAGGCAGTAGAGAATGAGGAAGCGGTCTGGGAGGAAATCAGGCAGGTGGCATCCGCCGCTCTGGATCGCTTTGTTACCATGCGGGAAGCAGAGGGCGCACGACTGAAAGCGGACATCAAGAGCAAGCTGGACGCCATCAGCGGCATGGTAGCTGTAGTGGAGGAAGCCTCCCCCCGGATGACGGAGCAATACCGGAACCGGCTGTATGCCAAGCTGGAGGAGCTGCTGGGCAGCAATGGCTTTGACCAGCAGCGCATTCTGACGGAGGCTGCGGTCTTTTCCGAAAAGGTTGCAGTGGACGAGGAAACTGTCCGGCTCCGCAGTCATATCCAGCAGTTCCATGCCTTGCTGGAGGATGAGGAGCCTGTTGGCAGAAAGCTGGACTTTCTGATCCAGGAAATGAACCGGGAGGTCAATACCATCGGTTCCAAGGCGCAGGAGCTGACCATCACCCAGACGGTGGTGAATCTGAAATCCGAGATCGAGAAGATCCGGGAACAGATCCAGAATATTGAATAG
- the remA gene encoding extracellular matrix/biofilm regulator RemA, giving the protein MQLINIGFGNMVSSARLIAIVSPESAPIKRIVQDAREQGRLIDATYGRRTRAVIVMDSDHVILSAVQPETVAARLNDNEEEQAQDEE; this is encoded by the coding sequence ATGCAGCTGATCAACATCGGCTTTGGCAACATGGTTTCCAGCGCACGGCTGATCGCCATTGTCAGCCCGGAGTCCGCCCCCATCAAGCGGATCGTACAGGATGCCCGGGAGCAGGGCAGGCTGATCGATGCCACCTACGGCAGAAGAACCCGGGCGGTGATCGTCATGGACAGCGACCATGTGATCCTGTCCGCTGTGCAGCCGGAAACCGTTGCGGCACGGCTCAATGATAATGAGGAGGAACAGGCACAGGATGAAGAATAA
- the gmk gene encoding guanylate kinase, giving the protein MKNKGLLLVVSAPSGCGKGTILGEILKDDSFYYSISATTRAPREGEQDGVNYHFITKEEFEQRIAQGGMLEYAQYCGNYYGTPKKEVEQMRDAGRDVILEIEVEGAMKVRALCPDAVFLFIAPPSVEELRRRLNKRGTEAAEVIEERVSQAARELSYADRYDYIIVNGELEKAIQDFRTVVRAEKLRTKNGNKIDEVLNHA; this is encoded by the coding sequence ATGAAGAATAAGGGACTGCTGCTGGTAGTGTCCGCACCTTCGGGATGCGGCAAGGGTACCATTCTCGGGGAAATCCTGAAGGATGACAGCTTCTACTACTCCATTTCCGCCACCACACGGGCACCCCGTGAGGGAGAGCAGGACGGAGTGAACTACCATTTCATCACAAAAGAAGAATTTGAACAGCGTATCGCCCAGGGAGGCATGCTGGAATACGCCCAGTACTGCGGTAACTACTACGGCACACCGAAAAAAGAGGTGGAGCAGATGCGGGATGCCGGCAGGGACGTGATCCTGGAGATCGAGGTAGAGGGCGCTATGAAGGTGCGGGCCCTTTGTCCGGATGCGGTGTTCCTGTTCATTGCGCCCCCCTCGGTGGAGGAACTGCGCCGCCGGCTCAACAAGCGGGGTACGGAGGCAGCGGAAGTGATCGAGGAACGGGTGTCACAGGCAGCCCGGGAGCTTTCCTATGCAGACCGGTACGATTATATCATTGTCAACGGGGAACTGGAAAAAGCCATCCAGGACTTCCGCACGGTGGTACGGGCAGAAAAACTGAGAACGAAAAACGGAAACAAGATAGATGAGGTGTTGAATCATGCTTAG
- the rpoZ gene encoding DNA-directed RNA polymerase subunit omega, producing the protein MLRPAISQIITKNESAYSLVIGVAKRARAIADELYEQGMTLEEKPVKTAVEEIASGKYKIVEPESLEE; encoded by the coding sequence ATGCTTAGACCGGCAATTTCACAGATTATTACCAAAAACGAAAGCGCATACTCCCTGGTGATCGGGGTTGCGAAGCGTGCAAGAGCCATTGCAGACGAACTGTACGAGCAGGGCATGACCCTGGAGGAAAAGCCCGTCAAGACCGCAGTGGAGGAGATCGCCAGCGGCAAGTACAAGATCGTAGAGCCGGAGTCCCTGGAGGAATAG
- the priA gene encoding replication restart helicase PriA translates to MEQPLVQAAAVAVSGTAFSFDRLFDYLVPAYLEQSAQPGCRVLVPFGRGNRKRIGMILVRHEIPADPKLKPLLAVPDPEPVLNGEMLELSDWLHEQTFCTYYDAVRCLLPSGMNLRVEEHFSLSDQVPDVPLTEEEAHLLRFLRMAKSRRELDAMLDVSVNPDKQELIHSLLQKGCIQQTDRLAQAVGDKYIQMIRLSDAYLTGQNRHQPTPKQRQVLALLEENGPVAVREACYLCGVTPAVVKTLLKHGLVEQYDMEQLRPVQSGSEQRRDPSQIRLSDQQQKVYDTVAAQIHSRIPKVFLLHGVTGSGKTSVFEALIAHTLSLGRQAMLLIPEIALTPQIVSRFQQLFGDGVAVIHSNLSLGQRMDEYKRIRRGEARIVIGTRSAVFAPLSDMGLIILDEEGERSYKSDNAPRYHAADVAKHRCRTHGASVLLASATPSLESYYYAQRGLYQLLEMPERYGNAVLPTVDIVDMNQERAQGNGSEFSNLLTQQLQQNLAAGEQSLLLLNRRGYHTIIACCDCNTPVECPNCSVPLTYHRANDSLMCHYCGYCAPPVQECPNCKSTHLKQMGFGTQKLEEALGEIVPGARILRMDADTTFSRMAYEEKFRAFGRGEYDIMVGTQMIGKGLDFPNVTLVGVLSIDKALFAGDFRSYERTFSLITQVVGRGGRGGKQGRAILQSFLPDHYVLNLAAKQDYGAFYREEIALRKALMFPPICDICVIGLSSELEKQVQLAADTMLRMMRDKIAAEHISMPLRVLGPVRCTYGKLNGKYRYRIILKCKNNAAFRQFIRQLLCSTGSYKEFARVRVFADMNGDIGV, encoded by the coding sequence GTGGAACAGCCCTTGGTGCAGGCGGCTGCGGTTGCGGTCAGCGGCACCGCCTTTTCCTTTGACCGGCTGTTTGACTATCTGGTTCCTGCTTACCTGGAACAGTCCGCACAGCCGGGCTGCCGGGTGCTGGTGCCCTTCGGCAGAGGCAACCGGAAGCGGATCGGCATGATCCTGGTGCGGCATGAGATTCCGGCAGATCCCAAGCTCAAGCCCCTGCTGGCTGTGCCGGATCCGGAGCCGGTGCTGAACGGGGAAATGCTGGAGCTTTCCGACTGGCTGCACGAGCAGACCTTCTGTACCTATTATGACGCAGTCCGGTGTCTGCTGCCCTCCGGCATGAACCTGCGGGTGGAGGAGCATTTCTCCCTGTCCGATCAGGTGCCGGATGTGCCCCTGACGGAGGAGGAAGCGCATCTGCTCCGGTTCCTGCGGATGGCAAAATCCCGGCGGGAGCTGGATGCCATGCTGGATGTGTCCGTCAATCCGGATAAGCAGGAGCTGATCCACAGTCTTTTGCAAAAGGGCTGTATTCAGCAAACCGATCGGCTAGCCCAGGCGGTGGGGGATAAGTACATCCAGATGATCCGCCTGTCGGACGCATACCTTACAGGGCAGAACCGGCATCAGCCCACCCCCAAGCAGCGGCAGGTGCTGGCACTGCTGGAGGAAAACGGCCCGGTTGCCGTCCGGGAGGCATGCTATCTGTGCGGTGTGACTCCGGCAGTGGTGAAGACCCTGCTGAAGCATGGACTGGTGGAGCAGTACGATATGGAGCAGCTCCGTCCGGTGCAAAGTGGATCGGAGCAGCGGCGGGATCCGTCCCAGATCCGGCTCAGTGACCAGCAACAAAAGGTGTATGATACGGTGGCAGCCCAGATCCACAGCAGGATCCCCAAGGTATTCCTGCTGCATGGGGTCACCGGCAGTGGCAAGACCTCTGTGTTTGAAGCCCTCATTGCCCACACCCTGTCCCTGGGGCGGCAGGCTATGCTACTGATCCCGGAGATAGCTTTGACGCCCCAGATCGTGTCCCGGTTCCAGCAGTTGTTCGGGGATGGGGTGGCAGTGATCCACAGCAATCTGTCCCTGGGGCAGCGGATGGACGAATACAAGCGGATCCGTCGGGGGGAGGCACGGATCGTGATCGGTACCCGGAGCGCCGTATTCGCCCCTTTGTCGGATATGGGGCTGATTATCCTGGATGAGGAAGGGGAGCGCTCCTACAAATCCGACAATGCCCCCCGGTATCATGCAGCGGATGTGGCAAAGCATCGGTGCAGAACCCATGGGGCATCCGTGTTGCTGGCGTCCGCCACCCCTTCCCTGGAAAGCTACTATTACGCCCAGCGGGGGCTGTATCAGCTGCTGGAAATGCCGGAGCGATACGGCAATGCAGTGCTGCCCACGGTGGACATTGTGGACATGAACCAGGAACGGGCACAGGGCAACGGCAGTGAATTCAGCAATCTGCTCACCCAGCAGTTACAGCAGAATCTGGCTGCCGGGGAGCAGAGCCTGCTGTTGCTGAATCGGCGTGGGTATCACACCATCATTGCATGCTGCGACTGCAATACTCCGGTGGAATGCCCCAATTGCAGCGTGCCTCTGACCTATCACCGGGCAAACGACAGCCTTATGTGTCACTACTGCGGCTATTGCGCCCCTCCGGTGCAGGAATGTCCCAACTGCAAAAGTACCCATCTGAAGCAGATGGGCTTTGGCACCCAGAAGCTGGAGGAAGCCCTGGGGGAGATCGTGCCCGGTGCCCGGATCCTGCGGATGGATGCGGACACCACCTTTTCCCGGATGGCATACGAGGAGAAATTCCGTGCCTTCGGCAGGGGGGAGTACGATATCATGGTGGGCACCCAGATGATCGGCAAGGGACTGGATTTCCCCAACGTGACTCTGGTCGGGGTGCTGTCCATTGACAAGGCACTGTTTGCCGGGGATTTCCGCAGCTATGAGCGTACCTTCTCCCTCATCACCCAGGTGGTGGGCAGAGGCGGGCGGGGCGGCAAGCAGGGGAGAGCCATTCTGCAAAGCTTTCTGCCGGATCATTATGTATTGAATCTGGCGGCAAAGCAGGATTACGGGGCATTCTACCGGGAGGAGATCGCCCTGCGGAAGGCGTTGATGTTTCCGCCCATCTGTGATATCTGCGTGATTGGTCTGTCCTCCGAGTTGGAAAAGCAGGTGCAGCTTGCGGCGGATACCATGCTCCGGATGATGCGGGACAAGATCGCCGCCGAACATATTTCCATGCCCCTGCGGGTGCTGGGGCCTGTCCGGTGTACCTATGGAAAGCTGAACGGCAAATACCGGTACCGGATCATTTTAAAATGCAAGAACAACGCCGCATTCCGGCAGTTCATCCGGCAGCTGCTGTGCAGCACCGGCTCTTATAAGGAATTTGCCCGTGTCCGGGTATTCGCCGATATGAACGGAGACATCGGCGTATAA
- the def gene encoding peptide deformylase, translating into MAIRNIVTSEDPILSKPCRTVEEFDDKLGQLIDDMFETLEKAKGLGLAAPQVGILKRVFVMDVGDGRVEAVNPVILKESGKQRDVEGCLSCPNQWGYVTRPNKCRLRAYDRHGKEFTMDLKELGCRCACHETDHLDGLLFTRLVDEFVQMEDA; encoded by the coding sequence ATGGCTATTCGCAACATTGTAACAAGTGAGGATCCGATTTTAAGCAAGCCCTGCCGCACGGTGGAGGAATTTGACGACAAGCTGGGACAGCTGATCGATGATATGTTCGAGACCCTGGAAAAGGCAAAGGGTCTGGGACTGGCTGCGCCCCAGGTGGGCATCCTCAAGCGTGTATTCGTAATGGACGTGGGAGACGGCAGGGTAGAGGCTGTGAACCCGGTGATCCTGAAGGAAAGCGGCAAGCAGCGGGACGTGGAGGGCTGTCTGTCCTGCCCCAACCAGTGGGGATATGTAACAAGACCCAACAAGTGCAGGCTCCGTGCCTATGACCGGCATGGGAAGGAATTTACCATGGATCTGAAGGAGCTGGGGTGCCGGTGTGCATGCCACGAAACGGATCATCTGGACGGATTGTTGTTTACCCGTCTGGTGGATGAATTCGTACAGATGGAAGACGCATAA
- the fmt gene encoding methionyl-tRNA formyltransferase, whose amino-acid sequence MRDKLNIVFMGTPDFSVPCLHALAKSGHRVQAVFTQPDKPKGRGYKLIPTPVKAAAQAYGIPVYQPLSLRKGEDAARALETLQALQPDLIVVVAYGQILPVEVLELPAFGCVNIHASLLPKYRGAAPIQWCILNGETETGVTSMQMAQGLDTGDMLLAESLSIGEEETSGQLHDRLSELGAKVLLETVAGICQGTLTPVPQDDALSCYASMIRKDMSRIDFTKSAREIHNLIRGITGFAFLGGKRHKLLRSALSERTVDPALAGTIVDAKDLTIACGDGHCIRILELQAEGGKRLKTEDFLRGNSIENGMKFETEVL is encoded by the coding sequence ATGAGGGACAAGCTGAATATTGTGTTTATGGGAACGCCGGATTTTTCCGTGCCCTGCCTGCATGCTCTGGCAAAAAGCGGACACCGGGTACAGGCGGTATTCACCCAGCCGGACAAGCCCAAGGGGCGGGGCTATAAGCTGATTCCCACCCCGGTGAAGGCAGCTGCCCAGGCGTACGGCATTCCCGTGTACCAACCCCTGTCCCTGCGGAAGGGGGAGGATGCGGCACGGGCGCTGGAGACGTTACAGGCACTGCAACCGGATCTGATCGTGGTGGTGGCTTACGGGCAGATCCTGCCGGTGGAGGTGCTGGAGCTTCCGGCGTTTGGCTGTGTGAATATCCATGCATCTCTGCTTCCGAAATATCGGGGAGCCGCCCCCATTCAGTGGTGTATCCTCAACGGAGAAACGGAAACCGGCGTTACCTCCATGCAGATGGCGCAGGGGCTGGATACGGGGGACATGCTGCTGGCGGAATCCCTGTCCATCGGGGAGGAGGAAACCAGCGGTCAGCTCCATGACCGGCTGTCGGAGCTTGGGGCAAAGGTGCTGCTGGAAACAGTAGCAGGCATCTGTCAGGGAACTCTGACGCCGGTGCCCCAGGATGACGCTTTGTCCTGCTACGCTTCCATGATCCGCAAGGATATGAGCCGGATCGATTTTACAAAGTCTGCCCGGGAGATTCACAATCTGATCCGGGGTATTACCGGTTTTGCATTTCTTGGGGGCAAGCGGCATAAACTATTACGGTCAGCCTTGTCCGAGCGGACAGTAGATCCGGCGCTGGCAGGCACCATTGTAGACGCCAAAGATCTGACCATCGCATGCGGAGACGGACATTGCATCCGGATCCTGGAGCTGCAGGCCGAGGGGGGCAAGCGGCTGAAGACAGAGGATTTTTTGCGGGGGAATTCCATCGAAAATGGGATGAAATTCGAAACGGAGGTTCTTTGA